One Hippoglossus stenolepis isolate QCI-W04-F060 chromosome 9, HSTE1.2, whole genome shotgun sequence genomic region harbors:
- the znf703 gene encoding zinc finger protein 703: MRDLPGGAQTLLRSQSPERSAADASCYPHRTGAERPSVPSPATCPFPSDPVRQAKRLPIRIVRMLTAHSGHLLHPEYLQPLTSAPVSIELDAKKSPLALLAQTCSQIGKPDPPSSSKLAALSSGSLGDKESSSRSSKSGEQHQSPEDKSSFKPYSKSSGGDSRKDVLVTKGPSDKQAFRVPNGNSSGGSASCQSFPPHSQSPNSSSPPLHTQSQPHRQSHSPSTQPPSHSQPPHMDNKPGSSELASSDTNHSSAGKKDSDVAKSGMDGAQLANSSHVRASANSSNASSASSPRPESKADLQASSQSGLGSGHIAPVSPFKPGHSVYPLPPASMGYHGSIVGAYAGYPSQFVHSLDHTKSSLGIGLQGKHPSSSPLTGASPPSLMQGLCRDPYCLTYPNAHHLGGSNCNTCVHDPSNFKSGFPLVYPSHHLHSLHSSALSSSTNPSLSHPLYTYGFMLPNEPLPHACNWVSVGGPCDKRFSTSEELLAHLRTHTALHGMVDSKLLSAYPSSVSSTASCHLHLPPHSSPGTLPGSFSLRGSPGLSLARYHPYSKSHLPGAPGLHMPSLASSSAYYSPYALYSQRLGSASALGYQ, encoded by the exons ATGAGAGATCTCCCCGGTGGAGCTCAAACGCTTTTACGCAGCCAGTCCCCGGAGCGCAGCGCCGCCGACGCCAGCTGTTACCCGCACCGGACAGGAGCGGAGCGACCGTCCGTTCCCTCACCCGCGACTTGTCCGTTTCCCTCGGATCCCGTGCGTCAGGCTAAGAGGCTTCCCATCCGGATCGTCAGGATGTTGACGGCGCACAGCGGCCACTTGCTGCACCCGGAGTATCTCCAGCCCCTCACATCCGCGCCAGTCAGCATCGAa ctGGATGCCAAGAAGAGTCCTTTGGCTCTGCTGGCCCAGACCTGCTCTCAGATTGGCAAACCTGACCCCCCCTCTTCCTCAAAGTTGGCCGCCCTCTCCTCAGGCAGCCTGGGAGACAAGGAGTCATCCAGCCGCTCATCCAAGTCTGGAGAGCAGCACCAGTCCCCTGAGGACAAATCCAGCTTCAAGCCTTACTCCAAGTCATCAGGCGGTGACAGTCGCAAGGATGTTCTAGTGACAAAGGGGCCTTCTGATAAACAAGCTTTCAGGGTGCCAAATGGAAACTCCAGTGGTGGCAGTGCTTCGTGTCAATCCTTTCCCCCCCATTCCCAGTCACCCAACTCCAGCTCTCCTCCACTGCACACCCAGAGCCAGCCCCACAGACAAAGCCATTCCCCCTCCACGCAGCCCCCATCACACTCACAACCCCCACACATGGACAACAAACCCGGGAGCTCAGAGCTGGCCAGCTCGGACACCAACCACAGCAGTGCTGGCAAAAAAGACTCCGATGTGGCTAAATCAGGGATGGATGGGGCTCAGTTAGCCAACTCAAGCCACGTACGGGCCAGTGCCAACTCCAGCAATGCTAGCTCTGCCAGCAGCCCGCGGCCGGAGAGCAAGGCCGACCTGCAGGCATCTTCACAGTCTGGCCTGGGCTCAGGGCACATTGCTCCTGTCTCCCCTTTTAAGCCAGGACACTCTGTCTACCCCTTGCCTCCTGCTTCAATGGGCTACCATGGCTCGATTGTCGGAGCCTACGCTGGCTACCCCTCCCAGTTTGTTCACAGTTTGGATCATACCAAGTCTAGTTTGGGGATTGGACTTCAGGGGAAGCACCCCAGCTCAAGCCCCCTCACTGGAGCCTCACCTCCATCTTTAATGCAGGGCTTATGTCGGGACCCATACTGTCTGACTTACCCCAATGCACATCATCTAGGAGGCAGTAACTGCAACACCTGTGTTCACGATCCCTCAAACTTTAAGTCTGGTTTCCCCTTGGTTTACCCTTCACATCATCTTCACTCCTTGCATTCCAGCGCTCTGTCCTCCAGCACCAACCCCTCCCTTTCCCACCCCCTCTACACGTATGGTTTCATGCTCCCCAATGAACCTCTGCCTCACGCCTGTAACTGGGTGTCTGTTGGAGGTCCTTGTGACAAGCGTTTTTCCACATCAGAGGAGCTACTAGCACACCTGCGCACCCACACCGCCCTGCATGGGATGGTGGACAGTAAGCTGTTGTCAGCTTACCCGTCATCGGTTTCATCGACAGCCTCTTGCCACCTGCACCTGCCCCCACACAGCAGCCCAGGTACTCTGCCCGGTTCCTTCTCCCTCCGAGGCTCCCCTGGTTTGAGCCTGGCTCGGTACCATCCCTACAGCAAATCCCACCTGCCCGGA